TCGGTCTCCGGCCCCGGGTACGGCTCGTTCCCGCGGGCGCAGACCAGCACGCCGTAGCAGTGGCCGCCGGCCGTCAGCGGCACACAGAGCGCGGCGCGTTCGGCGCCGGGTCCGGCCGCGATCCACCGGTCCTCGTCCGGGTCGGCGCCCGGCCGGACCGCCGCCGCGATCCGCCGCGCCTCGGGCAGCAGCTCCGGGTCGCCGCCGACGGCCGCGTAGCCCACCGCGGCCTCGCGGCCCCAGCTGAGCACGGCCGCGGCGCCGCCCAGCCGGGCCGCGGCGGTGCGGGTCAGCTCGGCGCAGGTGGTGTCCTCGTCCAGGGTGGTGCCGATCCCGGCCGCCACCGCGCGCAGCTCGGCCGGGCCCGCCGGTACGCGGGTCTCCTCCCGGGCGGGTCTGCCGTATCCGGGCTCGACGGCGTCCACCGTCGACTGACGGAACGGGTGAAACCAATCCACCACAGCACTCACCTTAGAGGGGGATCCCCGCACAGTCCCGCCATGACCACATCAGCACGCACGGGTCCCCGCCCGGCGGCCGGCGACCCGCTCCAGGACGGGCCGCCAGGTCTCCGGCGCCGCCACCCGGGCGCCGGCCACCTTGCCCGCGTCGTCGGCGCGGCGCAGCGCGAGGGCCGCCGCGAAGTCGGGGTCGGCCGCGAAGGCGGCGGCCTCCTCCGGGGTCATGGGGCCGCCCTGCCGGCCCAGCGTGCGCTCGCTCTCCGGGGACAGCGCGAGGTGCGGGTCGGTCGCCGCGAGACAGCGCTTGGCCGGAATGTGCAGGGCGACCAGGCGGGCGACCCGGGAGCTGAGCAGGCCCTCGACCGCCGCCGCGGCATGCGCGCCGTGTCCCGCCTCGTCGCCCGGCACGAGGCGGTGGCCGAGGTCGTGCACGAGCCCGGCCGCCTGCACCTCCTCGTCGTCCGGGTGGCTCGCGGCGAGCAGGGCGGCGACCTGGAGGCCGTGGTCGAGGATGTCCACCGGGTCGCCGGAGCGGTCCGGGGTGTCCCAGACGCCGGCGCAGCCGGCCAGCAGGTCCATCAGCGCGTCGACGGACGGGACGGGGCGGATCGGGTGGTGCGTCATGGGGCCACGCTGCCCCGGCGGGGTGTACGGCCGGGTGTACGAGGGGTGGCCGGGGGATGTCCGGTCCGTTCTTTCCCGCGCGGTCCGTGCGGGCATGGGCGTCGGCGTGCCGGGCACGCGATCCTGGTGGGGGTGGAGACCCGCGAGGAGGCCAGGAGGCGCCGCCGGTGATCGCCGTCAACCCGATGGACAGCGCCTCGGTGCTGGCGGCCTTCGGCGCGCTCGGGGTGCTGACGGTGATCTTCGCGGAGTCCGGTCTGCTGGTCGTCGGCTTCTTCCTGCCCGGGGACACGCTGTTGTTCCCGGCCGGTGTGCTGTGCGCGGGCACCGCCCAGCAGCCGCCGCGGCTGGCGTTGTGGCAGGTGCTGCTGTGCGCGGCGGTCGGCGCGGTGGCCGGGGGCCAGGTCGGCTATCTGATCGGGCGGCACGGCGGGCGGGCGCTGCTCGCGCGCACCTCCAGCCGGCGGGTGAAGGGCGCGGCGTCCCGCGCCGAGGAGTTGCTGGCCCGGTACGGCTACGGCAAGGCGCTGGTGCTCGGCCGGTTCGTGCCGCTGCTGCGCACGGTGCTGCATCCGGTGGCGGGGGCGCTGGAGGTGCCGCTGCGGCCCTTCACCCTCTGGCAGAGCGTGGGCGGGGTGCTCTGGTCGCAGGTCCTGGTGCTGGCGGGCTTCACCCTCGGCGCCTCCGTGCCCCGGGTGAACGACTATCTGCTGCTGCTGGTCGTGGCGGTCGTCGTGCTGTCGCTGCTGCCGCTGCTGCTGGAGGCCGCCCGGACCCGCCG
This Streptomyces misionensis DNA region includes the following protein-coding sequences:
- a CDS encoding HD domain-containing protein, whose amino-acid sequence is MTHHPIRPVPSVDALMDLLAGCAGVWDTPDRSGDPVDILDHGLQVAALLAASHPDDEEVQAAGLVHDLGHRLVPGDEAGHGAHAAAAVEGLLSSRVARLVALHIPAKRCLAATDPHLALSPESERTLGRQGGPMTPEEAAAFAADPDFAAALALRRADDAGKVAGARVAAPETWRPVLERVAGRRAGTRAC
- a CDS encoding DedA family protein — protein: MIAVNPMDSASVLAAFGALGVLTVIFAESGLLVVGFFLPGDTLLFPAGVLCAGTAQQPPRLALWQVLLCAAVGAVAGGQVGYLIGRHGGRALLARTSSRRVKGAASRAEELLARYGYGKALVLGRFVPLLRTVLHPVAGALEVPLRPFTLWQSVGGVLWSQVLVLAGFTLGASVPRVNDYLLLLVVAVVVLSLLPLLLEAARTRRERRGTQGRQGRQERRDRQERQERQDRQERQDRRRP